Proteins encoded by one window of Arabidopsis thaliana chromosome 2, partial sequence:
- a CDS encoding uncharacterized protein (unknown protein; FUNCTIONS IN: molecular_function unknown; INVOLVED IN: biological_process unknown; LOCATED IN: mitochondrion; EXPRESSED IN: 7 plant structures; EXPRESSED DURING: 4 anthesis, C globular stage, petal differentiation and expansion stage; Has 106 Blast hits to 103 proteins in 21 species: Archae - 0; Bacteria - 5; Metazoa - 0; Fungi - 4; Plants - 87; Viruses - 0; Other Eukaryotes - 10 (source: NCBI BLink).), with protein MMYLSRRMQSGGFAVYRQGLAEVLQIYNKVERKTSMNPCPAIIRFGRDYHNQICPQGLKLSNPLNAGRYFSNVSNDSKMQPSPPNQWFNFPSWGRWVIGSAISLVLSFWNNERLQKLKRIEGEAELVVEGVEAVAEMVEKVATATDEMAEEMAEKLPEKNKLKQVALVLEHISEVAAHEAHLTQDFLHKVEKVTQDIDDLEAMIKPLIDKKVANAETKQQTKEEEANHESPSRH; from the exons ATGATGTATCTAAGTCGGAGAATGCAGAGCGGAGGTTTTGCGGTGTATCGACAGGGCCTTGCGGAAGtcttacaaatatataacaaagtTGAGAGGAAAACATCTATGAATCCATGTCCGGCGATTATTCGATTTGGAAGAGACTATCATAACCAAATATGTCCACAAGGTCTCAAGTTATCAAATCCGCTTAATGCCGGGAGATACTTTAGTAATGTTTCCAATGACTCCAAGATGCAACCTTCTCCTCCAAACCAGTGGTTTAATTTTCCCTCTTG GGGAAGATGGGTTATAGGTTCTGCGATATCCTTAGTGTTATCTTTCTGGAACAACGAAAGGTTACAAAAACTGAAACGAATAGAAg GAGAGGCGGAGTTGGTTGTGGAAGGGGTAGAGGCTGTAGCAGAAATGGTGGAGAAAGTAGCGACGGCGACTGACGAAATGGCTGAAGAAATGGCAGAGAAACTGCctgagaaaaataaactaaaacaagtGGCTTTGGTTCTAGAACACATTTCAGAGGTTGCTGCCCATGAAGCACATCTAACCCAAGATTTCCTTCACAAG GTGGAAAAAGTCACACAAGATATAGATGACTTGGAGGCAATGATAAAGCCTTTGATAGACAAAAAAGTGGCAAATGCTGAAACAAAGCaacaaactaaagaagaagaagcaaaccaTGAGTCGCCTTCACGCCACTAA
- the CYP705A13 gene encoding cytochrome P450, family 705, subfamily A, polypeptide 13 (''cytochrome P450, family 705, subfamily A, polypeptide 13'' (CYP705A13); FUNCTIONS IN: electron carrier activity, monooxygenase activity, iron ion binding, oxygen binding, heme binding; INVOLVED IN: oxidation reduction; LOCATED IN: endomembrane system; EXPRESSED IN: hypocotyl, root; CONTAINS InterPro DOMAIN/s: Cytochrome P450 (InterPro:IPR001128), Cytochrome P450, E-class, group I (InterPro:IPR002401), Cytochrome P450, conserved site (InterPro:IPR017972); BEST Arabidopsis thaliana protein match is: Cytochrome P450 superfamily protein (TAIR:AT3G32047.1); Has 34037 Blast hits to 33818 proteins in 1716 species: Archae - 48; Bacteria - 4176; Metazoa - 11671; Fungi - 7418; Plants - 9440; Viruses - 6; Other Eukaryotes - 1278 (source: NCBI BLink).): MATIVVDFQKIHFHPQILLSIFTVICIFVFFFKKPKGSRGCDLPPSPPSLPIIGHLHLLLFDLPHKAFQKLSSKYGPLLCLRIFNVPIVLVSSASVAYEIFKTHDVNISSHGHPPIDECLFFGSSSFVMAPYGDYWKFMKKLMVTKLFGPQALEQSRGARADELERFHANLLSKEMKSETVEIAKEAIKLTNNSICKMIMGRGCLEENGEAERVRGLVTETFALFKKLFLTQVLRRLFEILRISPFKKETLDVSRKFDELLERIIVEHEEKTDYDHGMDLMDVLLAVYRDGKAEYKITRDHLKSLFVELILGGTDTSAQTIEWTMAKIIKKPNILERLRKEIDSVVGKTRLIQEKDLPNLPYLQAVIKEGLRLHPPAPLLGRKVTDGCTIGGCYVPKNTTLVVNAYAVMRDPDSWEDPDEFKPERFLASSRGKEEEREQELKYIPFGSGRRGCPGVNLGYIFVGTAIGMMVHCFDWRTNGDKVNMEETVAGITLNMAHPLRCTPVSRMQLQKSQFVSS, encoded by the exons ATGGCAACAATCGTCGTTGACTttcaaaaaattcattttcatcCTCAGATCCTCTTATCCATATTCACAGTCATTTGCATCTTTgtattcttcttcaagaagcCAAAGGGCTCACGAGGCTGTGATCTGCCTCCGAGCCCTCCTTCTCTTCCGATAATCGGACATCTTCACCTTTTACTCTTTGATCTACCTCACAAAGCCTTTCAGAAACTCTCCTCTAAGTATGGACCTCTTCTCTGTCTCCGCATCTTCAATGTCCCCATAGTCCTGGTCTCCTCTGCCTCTGTGGCCTACGAGATCTTCAAGACGCATGACGTGAACATCTCATCCCACGGCCACCCTCCGATTGACGAGTGTCTCTTTTTTGGGTCTTCAAGCTTTGTAATGGCTCCTTATGGAGATTACTGGAAGTTCATGAAGAAGCTCATGGTCACAAAGCTGTTCGGACCTCAGGCACTCGAGCAGTCACGAGGCGCCCGTGCAGATGAACTAGAACGGTTTCACGCAAACCTGCTTAGTAAGGAAATGAAAAGCGAGACTGTCGAGATTGCTAAGGAAGCAATAAAGCTGACTAACAATAGCATCTGCAAGATGATTATGGGTAGGGGTTGTTTAGAGGAGAACGGTGAGGCAGAGAGAGTTAGGGGATTGGTCACCGAGACATTTGCCttgtttaagaaacttttCTTGACACAAGTGTTACGCAGGCTGTTTGAGATACTCAGAATCTCACCGTTCAAAAAAGAGACACTGGATGTTTCCCGCAAATTCGACGAGCTTCTTGAAAGGATTATTGTGGAACACGAAGAGAAAACGGACTATGATCATGGTATGGACCTGATGGATGTGCTGTTGGCTGTTTATCGAGATGGAAAGGCAGAGTATAAGATCACTAGGGACCACCTCAAGTCCTTGTTCGTG gAGCTTATCCTTGGAGGCACTGACACCTCAGCGCAAACAATCGAGTGGACAATGGCAAAGATCATTAAGAAGCCTAACATTcttgagagattgagaaaagAAATCGATTCTGTTGTAGGCAAAACAAGGTTGATTCAAGAGAAGGATCTACCGAACCTCCCTTATTTGCAAGCGGTCATCAAGGAAGGGCTAAGATTACACCCACCAGCACCTCTCTTGGGAAGGAAAGTCACAGATGGATGTACGATTGGAGGCTGTTACGTACCAAAGAACACAACACTTGTTGTTAATGCTTATGCCGTGATGAGAGATCCCGATTCTTGGGAAGATCCTGATGAGTTTAAGCCAGAGAGGtttctagcttcttcaagaggaaaagaagaggagagagagcAAGAACTTAAGTACATTCCTTTTGGCAGCGGAAGAAGAGGATGTCCTGGAGTAAATCTAGGTTATATATTTGTAGGAACCGCAATAGGAATGATGGTGCATTGCTTTGACTGGAGAACCAATGGAGATAAGGTCAACATGGAAGAGACTGTTGCTGGAATTACCTTAAACATGGCTCATCCTCTTAGGTGTACTCCTGTTTCTCGAATGCAACTGCAGAAATCGCAGTTCGTGAGTTCATGA
- a CDS encoding Haloacid dehalogenase-like hydrolase (HAD) superfamily protein: MAEEKVKDEAMQIMGMFQILPRLVVFDLDYTLWPFYCECRSKREMPSMYPQAKGILSALKEKGIEMAIASRSPTSDIANTFLDKLNIKPMFVAKEIYSSWSHKTEHFQKIHTRTGVPFTAMLFFDDEDRNIKSVKHKLLLERTLHSVD, from the exons ATGGCGGAAGAGAAGGTAAAAGATGAAGCTATGCAAATAATGGGAATGTTTCAAATTCTTCCGAGACTTGTCGTCTTTGATCTCGATTATACTCTCTGGCCTTTCTACTG TGAGTGCCGTTCGAAACGAGAAATGCCATCTATGTATCCACAAGCAAAGGGTATATTGAGTGCTTTGAAAGAGAAGGGTATCGAAATGGCTATTGCTTCGAGATCTCCTACTTCAGATATTGCTAACACATTTCTTGATAAATTGAACATTAAGCCCATGTTTGTGGCCAAG GAAATATACTCAAGTTGGAGTCATAAGACGGAACATTTTCAGAAGATACACACAAGAACGGGAGTGCCGTTTACCGCGATGCTCTTCTTCGATGATGAAGACCGAAACATTAAATCAGTTAAACACAAACTACTACTTGAGCGTACATTGCATAGTGTGGATTAA
- a CDS encoding Haloacid dehalogenase-like hydrolase (HAD) superfamily protein (Haloacid dehalogenase-like hydrolase (HAD) superfamily protein; CONTAINS InterPro DOMAIN/s: HAD-superfamily phosphatase, subfamily IIIC (InterPro:IPR010033), NLI interacting factor (InterPro:IPR004274); Has 332 Blast hits to 325 proteins in 144 species: Archae - 0; Bacteria - 33; Metazoa - 65; Fungi - 121; Plants - 76; Viruses - 0; Other Eukaryotes - 37 (source: NCBI BLink).): MAEEKVKDEAMQIMGMFQILPRLVVFDLDYTLWPFYCECRSKREMPSMYPQAKGILSALKEKGIEMAIASRSPTSDIANTFLDKLNIKPMFVAKEIYSSWSHKTEHFQKIHTRTGVPFTAMLFFDDEDRNIKSVSKMGVTSILVGDGVTLGAFRQGLTEFTQNHNSIEKNKQVWRDKYSGKPTSSETDKD, from the exons ATGGCGGAAGAGAAGGTAAAAGATGAAGCTATGCAAATAATGGGAATGTTTCAAATTCTTCCGAGACTTGTCGTCTTTGATCTCGATTATACTCTCTGGCCTTTCTACTG TGAGTGCCGTTCGAAACGAGAAATGCCATCTATGTATCCACAAGCAAAGGGTATATTGAGTGCTTTGAAAGAGAAGGGTATCGAAATGGCTATTGCTTCGAGATCTCCTACTTCAGATATTGCTAACACATTTCTTGATAAATTGAACATTAAGCCCATGTTTGTGGCCAAG GAAATATACTCAAGTTGGAGTCATAAGACGGAACATTTTCAGAAGATACACACAAGAACGGGAGTGCCGTTTACCGCGATGCTCTTCTTCGATGATGAAGACCGAAACATTAAATCA GTTTCGAAAATGGGAGTGACAAGCATCCTTGTTGGTGATGGGGTTACGCTTGGAGCATTTAGACAAGGGCTTACTGAATTTACTCAAAATCATAATAGTATCGAGAAGAATAAACAGGTTTGGCGTGACAAGTATTCTGGAAAGCCTACATCATCGGAGACAGACAAAGATTAA